In the genome of Paenibacillus pabuli, the window AGCGCGCTGACTGGCATAGGAAGCTTGCGAACAGCCTGTGGGAACAGCGCAGCATGATCGGGAATCCATACTATGGCTGGATGGGAATGGTGTCGATCCCTTATTTCATCCTTGTTGAATTGATGGGACCGGTTATGGAGATTTCGACATTAATTCTTCTGATTTCGGGAATGTGGTTACAAGTTGTGGATGTCAAGCTATGTCTGATCCTTGCTTTGCTTCTGGTACTCTACGGTTCCCTGTTGTCGGCTTGCGTGATGATGTTTGAAGTATGGTTGTCCCGCAGAGCGTATACGTTTCGTGAGGTGACACGACTGCTTCTATATGCATGTTCTGAGACGTTCTGGTTCAGGCCGGTAAACAATGTATTCCGTATTCGGGGGCTGTTGCAGGTGGCGGGGTACGGGAAGAAGGACAGTAGGAACGAAAAGGGGTAATATGCCGATCATCGTAATACCTTGGAACAGAGCAAGGAGGAATACGCTTCATGAATAGAAATCACAGGCCGCTCACGGTATGGACATTGGCTTGCTTGACCGTGGTATCAGTGGTTCTGGTTATCCCCTGGATTTTGTGGCAATCACAGGCACCAACACTGCTTAACATTATGATTGTCGATAAAAGTAAACCAGACTTGTCCTATGTGGGGCATAAGGGACTGGTGTGGATTTTGAATCAGCAGAAGATTGTCCAACAGACAGGGGAACATTATACGTATGAAGAAGACTACTATGGATATGATCTACAGGGCGGAATCTCTCATAGTGAGCGAACTTTGCCGGATGAGGTGACAGACACAGATCTGATCTATCTGACGGCGAATCATCATGTTTCATCTACAGATACGAATGAACGTACACAAGGCAATAGCTATGAAGGTCTCACGATATATGATGCTCACAAAATTAGTGAAGCCGCAACCAAAGGTGTAACGATTGTTGCCGAGTTTGGCGCCTTGTCGAGCGCTGTGTCGAGCATGACAAAAGAGCAATTGTATCCGATGCTGGGCGTGAAAAGCAGCGGATGGCAGGGTAGATCGGTATCGGATCTGCAAAGCTTGGATGAAGTGCCGCAGAAAGTCCGAATGAACTATGAGCATAGAGAGAAAAAGGATTGGTCCTATCATGGAGCAGGCATTGTATTGGTTCATGAGGATGGACGGGTAATTGTGTTGAAGCAAGGACGAGATGTAAAGACCTATGACATCAAACTCGCCTTTACTAAGGAAGGTGGGCAGTGGAGCGGAATTACCCGGGACATTCACTATAGCGAATGGTTCGACATCATTGTGCCTGAACAGCAGACTACTGTATTGGCCTGGTATAAGACGGATCTGACGGAGAATGGTCAGCAGCGATTGATAGACGCAGGTATTCCGGTGGAATTTGCTGCACTTATCCGGCATGAGGGCTATAATCGGACTTATTATATGACAGGATCCTTCGGAGAGCTGGAACATTATTCATTCTGGCGCCGGATTAAGGGTTGGGATGTACTGAAAACGAAGCTCACACCAGATCAAAAGGGAGTTCCGGATCGGTTTTACTGGAAAGTATACGTACCCGTGATGAAGAAGATTCTGCAGGAAGTCCAGACAGGGCAAGCGCCCTGGCAATAGAACAACCGTTCCTTAAGTAGCGGGACGGTAGGATACATAAAGAGGGCTGCAGATGATCTGCAGCCCTCTTCCATTTGGCATCAAGATATATCGGGTTTTATGAATGAAGATGTTGCAACCCAGTCAGGAAAGCGGTCACGGACAGCTGCAGACTCTCATCCGGGTCAAAGTTCATGCCGAAGCCGCCTTTTTCACCCATGGACGCAAAGCCGTGGCAAAGGCTACGTAAACCGCGAACGGCATGGAGCGCTTCCGCTTCACTTAGCGTATAGGGTTGCAACAGGCGGAGCAGCAGGTCCAGGGCAGCTGTACTCTCGACAACGAGCTGCGGTTCCTGACGGTCCGGGGCATGGAAGAATGCTTCATACAGCCCTGGATGTTTGCGGACGAAGCCGATATAAGCAGCAGCGACCTCCTGAATGGCTTCGTCACCCGAACGGCCGGCGGAAGCCTCAGTTATTGCACGTCTGAGCTGCTGTGCGGACATCAACGCCAATTCCTGGCGAAGCCCGGGAAGACCGTTGATGTGGTTGTAGAGCGACGGGGAGCGCACATCCAGCCGCTGGGCCAGAGCGGCCAGTGTTAGCGAATGGAATCCGTCGCTGTCGGCAAGCTGGGCGGCGGCGCTTAGCAGAACGCCGCGATCCAGCCCTTGGCGGGGGCTCACAGATGCCCCCCGGCAGGGCGCAGCCGCTGCTCCGCGTCTGCCGCAGCTGCGCGCATCGCCGCGGCGGGCTGGCGCAGCATTCGTCCGTGCCCTACAGCGAGCACGGACGGCTCCAGCTCAGCCAGGCGCTTGGCGCTGGCAAGAGCAAGTTCCCGGTTCCACGTCGCCAGCGCGGGGAACGGAAAGAGCGGGCGCAGGCGGCCGGATACGGCGAGGCCGCCGTGCAGCTGATACGCGTCGCCAGCGATGAGCACGCGACTGCGCGTATCCATGAAGGCCATATGGCCCGGCGTATGGCCTGGGGTGGCAATGGCGACCAGGGAGCCGATCCGGTCGCCGTCATCCAGCAAGCGATCCGGGCGGGTGCGGATCCCTTTGGGTACACTGCCGCGTACCGGAGTCTGCGGCTCGCCGGGAAGCAGGGTGGCGTCTCCAGCCAGCAGCGGGGCATCCCGTCTGGAAATGCAAACCTCGGCTTTCGGCAGCGCATCCTTAAGACCATCAAGTGCACCGACATGGTCGCCGTGGGCGTGAGTCAGAATGATTCTGGTGATCGGTTTGCCCAGGGATTGTGCAGTAGCCAGAATTCCCTTGAGACTGAATGGCATTCCGGCATCAATAAGAGTAAACCCATCTTCTTCTTCAACGAGATATACGTTCACAGGGAATAAGCGTGGAAGGAATGAAACTTGGACAACGGCATGCTCACGTGTAATTCGCATCAATAAATCCTCCTTAAAACTAATGTTGTTAGTAATATAACTAATGTCATTAGTTTTTGCAATACCCTGTGTCGATATGCTTAAAAAATAGGATATTTTAAAATCCCAAAACACTTTACAAAAAAAGCGTTTTCAAAATGGGAATAACCGATTATAATAATCTCGTAAGCCCTTTCATATGTCTATCTTATTGGAGCCTTTCGCGAAGCGATCGGCTCACTTTTTTTTGTTCTGTTCGCTTATAACACGATTGGAACTCACCGTTTTACTTAACCTATGAAGGGTCTGTATATACTGGTATGACAGGGGAAATCAAGTTTTCTAACCCCAAAGTGAGGAGTGTTGACAAACATAACTGTTATTCCTATAATAACAGTTATACTTACCTTGGATTGAATGTTCATCGGTGAACGATATGCCGGGAAGGGAGTAAGTAATGAACAGTGAATTTACCATTGCTGTGCACTGCCTGGTCTTTCTGGCCATGAAGGAGGAGTGTATGGCCAATAGTGAAGACTTGTCTCAAAGTGTTGGTACCCATCCAGCCAGAGTACGCAAGGTGCTTAGTGTGCTGCGGAAGCATGGATACCTGACAACCAAGGAAGGTGCTCACGGTGGATATCTGCTCAGCCGTCCGAGTGAAGAAATCAAGCTTGGAGAATTGTACAGACTGGTGGCAGGTGGATCGCTTGGTCCCAGCTGGTGCTCGGGAGAATCCGGTTCAACGTGCGTTGTTTCTTCCAATATGAAGGGTGTAATGGGTAGCATCTACGATGGAGGCGAAGAGGCGCTGAGCGCATATTTTGACCGTATATCCATTGAGGATGTGAAGCATCGTATCGGTAATGGGGAAGAATGTTCTTTGTCTATGGAATCCTTGTCCATGAAGGATAGGTCATGACAGAACTGATCATTAACAGCTCTTCATGATCTGGCCTTGGACTGCTGCTGGCAGGCATAGTGGTGGACAGGCTATATAAGGGCGTTTGCTCCGGTTGTAAGATCCGTTGATGTTTCAGGCGATTCCGGGCATAACGTGAACACAGATGGGGAAGCGATCGTCTGCGCTGATGTTATTTTCGGAAGGTGAGTACTCGGCAGAGTTTGACCTTGCGAACGTAAAAAATATAAAAAGAACTTGGGGAGTGGAACGCATGTCCAGCATTGAAAACAATGAAACACTTCGCGTGATTAATGAACGTCACGCTGTCAAGAAGTACGAAAGTGGTTTTGTTATGCCTGAAGCAGATCTGAACGCTATCCTGACTGCCGCTTCCGAAGCACCGTCTTCATGGAACCTGCAGCACTGGAAATTCCTTGTGATTGAATCCGAAGCGGACAAAGCCAAGTTGCTGCCAATCGCTTATGGTCAAAGTCAAATCACAGACAGCTCGGTGACTATTGCTGTACTCGGAGATCTGGAAGCAAACCGCAACGCCGTGATTTATGATCAGGCTGTTGAAGCAGGTGCGATCCCGGCTGAAGTTCGTGACGCATTGGTTGGACAGATCAACGGTGCTTACCAAAATCCGCAAACTGCCCGTGATGAAGCGATCCGCAATGCATCTTTTGCTTCACAGAACATTATGCTTGCTGCACGTTCCCTCGGATATGATACTTGCCCAATGGGTGGTTACAATCCGAAACAATTGATCGAAACATTCAATATCCCGGCGCGTTATTTGCCAACGTTGTTGATTACGGTAGGTAAAGCTGCAGTACCAGCTCGACCAGCAGGTCGTTTCCCGCTGTCCGAAGTTGTTGTTAAAGGTTCCTTCTAAGACTGATTTTGAAACAGTTAACATTATAGTTGTAACGTAAACAGCCGCTGTCCCCTCTATGGGAACATGCGGCTGTTTGGCATTTAAAAGACGCTGGTTGTTATTTCTCTGGTGTTTCCGGGATTTTCGGTGCATTGAACTCTTCCAGATACTCTATTGCGTTATACATCATAACCGCAGCTTCGGCGCGGGTAATAGTTTCCTTCGGATTGAAGTTGCCCTCCGCATCAAGTGTGTTAATCTTCAAGACAAGGGAGCGTTGAACAGCGCCTTGATATTCCGGAGTGAGCTCTTTCTCATCCGTGATATCGACAGGCTTGATGTTAATCATTGGCAGCCCGCCTTTGGCTTCAATGCCCTGCATCAAGAAAAGGGTGTACTGTTCGCGGGTCAGCGCCTTGGAAGGATCGATATCGTTGGACATCTTAATACCGTTGAACTGGGCGCGGATAAAAGCATCACTGTACCATACGCCATCCCTTACATAGGAGAAATAGTCACTTGGCAGGGGTTGCTTGATAAAACGAATCGTGTCCAAATTCAGATGGAGACCATCTGCAATGAGCTGTATACCTTGAGCCGTGTTTAGTTCCTGTTCCGGTTTGAACAAGCTATCACTCACTCCTTTGATTAAGCCATCCTGATGCAGGGATTCAATCTTGTCTGCTCCCGTAATACCTTGAATATCCGTAAATTCTGCTTGAGCTGCGTGAATCGGACCAGCGCTCAGAGAAAGGGTGAGCAGAGCTCCGGCTGTTAATGTAGCCAATATGTTTTTTTTCATGTCAGGTGCGCCTCACTTTTCTAGGGAGTATCCCTTTATATAAAAGTTATTTGTCCCTATAGACGACCCTATTCTTCAAAAGGTTGCTGTAATTTTCCATTGATTTTCTTATAATGAAGCAAAGCGACATGAAATGGGTAAATACATAACAGTGGATTCAACCATAAGGTTTACAGTTTTGTGTAATAGCATGTAGTTATAGATCTGGGCCAACCACTTAAATGAATAAGGAGAGAATAAAATGATGGGACCGACAGCAACGAACGAAGCTTTTTTCTATACAGGTACTTATGCATCAGCGGATCAACCGGGGATTTTCCTATGTGCCTTGAATAAGGATACAGGCGAGTTGCGGATCGTAAATCATACGGAGGGGGTGGATAACCCATCTTATCTGGCTTTATGCCCGGATGGGGATTGCCTTTACGTAGTAAGTGAGACAGATGAGGGAGAGGTGCTGGTCTATCGCAGGGATGCCGCAACGGGTGAACTGCACCTGATGGATCGCAAGTTGACGAAGGGTGCTTCGCCTTGTTATGTGTCTGTCACGGAGGACAGCAAATGGGTGCTGACTTCAAACTATAGCAGTGGCAGTGTAAATGTATTCCCAGTGGGGGACCAAGGCACGCTTGGAGAGATGAGTGCGCTGGTTGAGCATACGGGAAGGGGGCAGAATGATGACCGTCAGGAAGGGCCGCACGCTCACTCGATTCAACCAGACCCTTCCGGTCAATATGCCATTGTCTGTGATCTGGGTCTGGATCAGATTATCGTGTATCGTCAGGAAGAAGGCCGCCTGGTAACGCATCGTGAGACGAATCAGCCTCCAGGCTCCGGGCCGAGACATCTGGTCTTCCACCCCAACTCCAAATGGGCCTATGTGATTAATGAATTAAGTAACACCGTTACGGCATTCATGTATGATCAGCGCAGAGGTGAGTTCACTACGCTGCAGCATATCTCTACACTGCCTGAAGGGCATTCCGGGGAAGGTACGTCGGCGGATATCCGTGTGTCCCCGTGTGGTCGCTTCCTGTATGCTTCCAACCGTGGGGACGACAGCATTGTGCTGTATCACATTGACCAGGAATCCGGTGAGCTGGAGGCTATAGAGTGGACTTCGACTATTGGTCAGACTCCGCGTAACTTCAACCTGCTTCCCGGTGGTATTCTGCTGGTGGCCAATCAGGACAGCAACAACCTTGTTGCTTTTCAGATCGATGGTGAAGATGGACGTCTGACACACAACGGATTCAAATTGGAGATACCCCGCCCAGTGTGTATTGCTCCGGTAGTATAAAGTGGGATGACACAACAATCTTTGTTACGTCAGATTTTGATTGGACGTGAGAGAAAGAAGCATTCAAGTCGAAAGGGGTGCAGTCCCAAAGGTTCATCTTTCGGCTTTTTTCCTTTTTTATATACATGAAATTACTAAATTGGACCTATAGATGGAATTATATGTTTAATTTAAAATAAATATATTAAAGCGCTTACATAAATGTGAGATGGCGCTAACAGGGGCATCGGGCTTACCAATTCGATTGGGGAGGCTATGGCTGTATGGGAAAACGATCGTTATGGAAGCGTACATTGCGGACCGCAGGGGTATCCCTGCTGAGCTCTGCGTTACTGGCTACTTCGCTCGGCCTTGGAAACACGCCGGTAACTCATGCTGCGGGTGCTCGTCAGATGGAGTTTCTGGACCGTGGTGTGGTTGCAGTAAAGACAGGTACAGGTGTGTTTGTCAGTTGGCGGCTTCTGGGTACGGAAGGGTCGAATGTATCGTTTAATGTCTATCGGGATGGAACCAAAGTAAATGCATCACCTATAACGAACAGCACCAACCTCCAAGATGCAAGCGGGACAAGCAGTTCCAAATATACCGTTCGAGCCGTAGTTAGTGGAACCGAGCAGGCTGCTTCGGCGGCAGCGAGCGTATGGGGCAATAATTATCTGTCCGTACCTCTCAGTGTGCCAGCAGGGGGGACAACACCGGATGGTGTGGCCTACACGTACAGTGCCAATGATGCGAGTGCAGGGGATGTGGATGGGGACGGCGAGTATGAATTGATCGTGAAGTGGGACCCGTCGAACTCCAAGGATAACTCCCAAAGCGGCTACACAGGTGAAGTATTTATCGATGCCTACAAATTGAATGGAACGCGCCTATGGCGTATCAGTCTGGGCAAAAATATCCGTGCGGGTGCTCATTACACCCAGTTCATGGTTTACGATCTGGACGGTGACGGCAAGGCTGAAGTGGCGATGAAAACGGCGGATGGTACCAAGGATGGAACGGGAGCAGTCATCGGTGATGCCAGCAAGGATTATCGGAATTCCAGCGGATACGTTCTATCAGGACCGGAGTTTCTTACAATCTTCAATGGACAGACTGGCAAAGCACTTTCCACGGTGAACTATGAACCGGCGCGCGGCAATGTATCCGATTGGGGAGACAACTACGGCAACCGGGTCGATCGATTCCTTGCAGCGATTGCATATTTGGATGGGGAGCGGCCAAGCCTGGTCATGGCACGCGGTTATTACACGCGGACTGTGCTGGTGGCGTACAATTGGAGAGATGGACAACTAACCAAGCAGTGGACGTTTGACTCCAACACGTCAGGTAATTCAGGTTATGCAGGACAGGGCAACCATAATCTGAGCGTTGCAGACGTAGATGGCGATGGCAAAGACGAAATCGTTTACGGAGCGATGGCGGTGGATGATAACGGCAAAGGACTCTATACGACAGGACTTCATCATGGGGACGCGATGCATCTCAGTGATCTGGACCCGGATCGGGCGGGACTTGAAGTATTCCAGGTGCATGAGACCGCGTCCAATGCTGGAGTCGAATTCCGTGATGCGCGTACAGGCCAGTTGATCTGGGGTATACCAACGACGAAAGATATTGGACGGGGCATGGCAGCCGATATCGATCCACGTTATAAGGGTGCCGAAGTGTGGGCAGATGGTGGTTTGTATACAGCCAAAGGGCAGAAAATCGGGACAACGCTGCCTTCCTCCACGAATTTTGGCATCTGGTGGGACGGTGACTTGCTTCGTGAACTGCTGGACAGCAACCGGATTGATAAATGGGACTATGCCAATAGCAAAACGGTGAATCTGTTGACGGCATCCGGTGTTTCTTCCAATAATGGAACGAAATCCACACCGAACCTGCAGGCTGACCTGTTCGGAGACTGGAGAGAAGAAGTGGTATGGCGGACCAATGACAGCTCTGCACTGCGCATCTACACGACAACAGCTGTTACAGACAAACGAATCTACACCCTGATGCATGATCCGGTATACCGTCTTGGCGTAGCGTGGCAAAATGTAGCCTATAACCAACCGCCACATACAGGCTTTTATTTGGGAGATGGCATGAGTACACCTCCCGTACCGAATATCTGGTATGCTGGCAAATAAAAAATAGGGAAATGGCATGTTCATGCCAAGTCCTAAGATGATTTCGATTATACAGCGTACAGAGCTTACCGCTGACGAGGGAACAACGGACTTGGGTCCGTTGTTCTTTTTCTCTGCCATTTACACAGATATTCGGTAGAAATCGGAAAAAAAACGTTTGACAGCCCTATGTACTGCCCTTATGATACATATATAACTCACTAAACAGGTAGGAATAATAAAAATGACTTTGCTCTCATTGCGGAAGCAGTCATTTACAGTCACAAGAGAGATCGTAGCGTGAACAGAATAACGTTCTCACCGTATAGACGGAGGAACACCGCAGCGCATCATTTCTGGATGAAGCATACACGGCCATTGGGTCGGCATGACTTTATGAGGGAGAAGTGCGCGGGGGTTCCTCCGTTTTTTGTTTTTTTCGGTGCGTTCCATGCTGTTCAGCCTGCCTGAGGTAATCTTGCAGATCCATTCGGGGGGAGTGTTATCTATGAAAAAGAGAATTCATAAGGGTATTCTGGTTGGTCTGGCATTGGTGTTAACAGGGGTACTGGCGGCATGCGGATCGGAAAGCGGTGGCACGAATGCGGCAGGAACATCGAAGGGAACGGAAGGCAGCAAAGAAGGGGCAAAAGCGATCGAGCTGCTGAATGTATCCTATGATCCGACACGTGAACTCTATGAGCAATATAACAAGGCGTTTGCAGCGTATTGGCTGAAAGAGAAAGGTCAGGAAGTAACCGTTAAGCAATCTCATGGCGGTTCAGGTAAACAGAGTCGTTCCGTCATTGATGGACTGGACGCGGATGTGGTCACACTGGCATTGGGATACGATATCGATGCGATTGAGGATAAAGGTCTGATCAATGCGGGCTGGCAGGACAAATATGAGCATAACAGCTCTCCGTATACATCAACGATCGTATTTTTGGTACGCAAAGGCAATCCGAAAGGCATTAAGGACTGGGATGATCTGATCAAGGGAGATACCCAGGTCATTACCCCGAATCCGAAAACGTCCGGCGGGGCACGCTGGAACTATCTGGCGGCATGGGGATATGCGCTCAAACATAACAACAATGACGAAGAGAAAGCCAAAGCCTTTGTTGCTGAACTGTTCAAACATGCGCCAGTCCTTGACTCTGGAGCACGTGGGGCGACAACTACGTTTGTAGAGCGCGGTATTGGTGATGTACTGCTGGCATGGGAGAATGAGGCTTTCTTGTCGGTTAAAGAGCTGGGCCCAGACAAATTCGACATTGTGGTGCCTTCGGTCAGCATTTTGGCTGAACCGCCTGTAGCCATTGTAGATAAAAATGCAGACAAAAAAGGCAGCCGCGAAGTGGCGGACGCCTATCTGAAATACTTGTACAGCGAAGAGGGGCAGACCATTGCTGCTGAAAACTATTACCGTCCAACTTTGGACAGCGTGAAGGAAAAGTTCAAGGATCAATTCCCGCAGCTTGAGCTGTTCACATTGAACGATGTATTTGGCACATGGCGCGATACCCAGGCCAAGCATTTTAATGACGGCGGCATCTTTGACCAGATTTATGTTCCAGGCAGCTAATGCCTCTGACATCGATGATGTGGCGTAACCATGTAAGCGGCCAACCAGTCCGACCGACTGAAGGCAGAGAGGATGAACGTGCATGAGCAAGGTGATGGTGGCCCGGAGACGCACACTACCGGGATTCGGATTAACGATGGGTTACAGTGTGCTGTACCTGAGCCTGGTTGTACTTATTCCGCTGGCAGCGCTCTTGTTTAATTCCACGGGGTTGACCTGGTCCACACTAATTGAGGTGGCGACCAATCCCCGGGTACTGGCTTCCTTCCAGGTGAGTTTTCTGACTGCAGGTGCAGCGGCCCTGATCGATCTGGTCCTCGGGCTGCTCCTGGCTTGGGTACTCGTCCGGTATGAATTCCCGGGAAAACGGCTGTTTGATGCCGTCATTGATCTGCCTTTTGCTCTGCCGACAGCAGTGGCGGGGGTTGCCTTAACGGCGCTGTATGCCGGAAATGGCTGGATTGGGCAGTTTGTGGAACCTCTGGGCATCAAGCTGGCCTATTCACAGGCGGGTATTACCCTCGCGCTGATGTTTATCGGGATTCCGTTTGTGGTGCGCACGGTGCAGCCTGTTTTGCAGGAGTTGGAGGCAGAGGTGGAAGAAGCTGCCGCTACGCTGGGAGCGGGAAGATGGCGGATATTCCGGAAGATCCTGCTTCCGGATCTGATCCCGCCGCTGCTGACCGGCTTTGCGTTGGCCTTTGCCCGAGGCATTGGAGAATATGGCTCAGTGGTGTTTATCTCAGGCAATATGCCGATGAAAACGGAGATTGCGCCCCTGCTGATCATGGCGAAGCTGGAGCAGTTCGATTATGCGGGAGCTACGGCGGTTGCCTTGCTGCTGCTGCTGGTCTCTTTTGTCCTATTGCTGATCATTAATTCACTTCAACGCTGGAGCCGTAAGGCAGGCAGAGCTTAGTGAGCAGTGAACCAACCTAAACCAAAAGGAGGTACAGAATATGGCGGGTTCCGTTCCATTGACGCCTGCTTCCCGTGTGCGAACCGGGCCGGGGCCAAATCGTGCAACCACGGAAGCACCATGGGTTAAATGGTTGTTGATCGGCTTGGCAAGTCTGGTGCTGCTCTGGCTGCTCATCTTGCCGCTGGTAATCGTGCTGATGGAGGCGTTAAAGCAAGGCTGGGGTGTCTACATCGCCGCGCTTACCGAGCCGGACGCGATG includes:
- a CDS encoding TetR-like C-terminal domain-containing protein: MSAQQLRRAITEASAGRSGDEAIQEVAAAYIGFVRKHPGLYEAFFHAPDRQEPQLVVESTAALDLLLRLLQPYTLSEAEALHAVRGLRSLCHGFASMGEKGGFGMNFDPDESLQLSVTAFLTGLQHLHS
- a CDS encoding MBL fold metallo-hydrolase, producing MRITREHAVVQVSFLPRLFPVNVYLVEEEDGFTLIDAGMPFSLKGILATAQSLGKPITRIILTHAHGDHVGALDGLKDALPKAEVCISRRDAPLLAGDATLLPGEPQTPVRGSVPKGIRTRPDRLLDDGDRIGSLVAIATPGHTPGHMAFMDTRSRVLIAGDAYQLHGGLAVSGRLRPLFPFPALATWNRELALASAKRLAELEPSVLAVGHGRMLRQPAAAMRAAAADAEQRLRPAGGHL
- a CDS encoding RrF2 family transcriptional regulator: MNSEFTIAVHCLVFLAMKEECMANSEDLSQSVGTHPARVRKVLSVLRKHGYLTTKEGAHGGYLLSRPSEEIKLGELYRLVAGGSLGPSWCSGESGSTCVVSSNMKGVMGSIYDGGEEALSAYFDRISIEDVKHRIGNGEECSLSMESLSMKDRS
- a CDS encoding nitroreductase family protein; the encoded protein is MSSIENNETLRVINERHAVKKYESGFVMPEADLNAILTAASEAPSSWNLQHWKFLVIESEADKAKLLPIAYGQSQITDSSVTIAVLGDLEANRNAVIYDQAVEAGAIPAEVRDALVGQINGAYQNPQTARDEAIRNASFASQNIMLAARSLGYDTCPMGGYNPKQLIETFNIPARYLPTLLITVGKAAVPARPAGRFPLSEVVVKGSF
- a CDS encoding S-layer homology domain-containing protein, with the protein product MKKNILATLTAGALLTLSLSAGPIHAAQAEFTDIQGITGADKIESLHQDGLIKGVSDSLFKPEQELNTAQGIQLIADGLHLNLDTIRFIKQPLPSDYFSYVRDGVWYSDAFIRAQFNGIKMSNDIDPSKALTREQYTLFLMQGIEAKGGLPMINIKPVDITDEKELTPEYQGAVQRSLVLKINTLDAEGNFNPKETITRAEAAVMMYNAIEYLEEFNAPKIPETPEK
- a CDS encoding lactonase family protein; amino-acid sequence: MMGPTATNEAFFYTGTYASADQPGIFLCALNKDTGELRIVNHTEGVDNPSYLALCPDGDCLYVVSETDEGEVLVYRRDAATGELHLMDRKLTKGASPCYVSVTEDSKWVLTSNYSSGSVNVFPVGDQGTLGEMSALVEHTGRGQNDDRQEGPHAHSIQPDPSGQYAIVCDLGLDQIIVYRQEEGRLVTHRETNQPPGSGPRHLVFHPNSKWAYVINELSNTVTAFMYDQRRGEFTTLQHISTLPEGHSGEGTSADIRVSPCGRFLYASNRGDDSIVLYHIDQESGELEAIEWTSTIGQTPRNFNLLPGGILLVANQDSNNLVAFQIDGEDGRLTHNGFKLEIPRPVCIAPVV
- a CDS encoding rhamnogalacturonan lyase, encoding MGKRSLWKRTLRTAGVSLLSSALLATSLGLGNTPVTHAAGARQMEFLDRGVVAVKTGTGVFVSWRLLGTEGSNVSFNVYRDGTKVNASPITNSTNLQDASGTSSSKYTVRAVVSGTEQAASAAASVWGNNYLSVPLSVPAGGTTPDGVAYTYSANDASAGDVDGDGEYELIVKWDPSNSKDNSQSGYTGEVFIDAYKLNGTRLWRISLGKNIRAGAHYTQFMVYDLDGDGKAEVAMKTADGTKDGTGAVIGDASKDYRNSSGYVLSGPEFLTIFNGQTGKALSTVNYEPARGNVSDWGDNYGNRVDRFLAAIAYLDGERPSLVMARGYYTRTVLVAYNWRDGQLTKQWTFDSNTSGNSGYAGQGNHNLSVADVDGDGKDEIVYGAMAVDDNGKGLYTTGLHHGDAMHLSDLDPDRAGLEVFQVHETASNAGVEFRDARTGQLIWGIPTTKDIGRGMAADIDPRYKGAEVWADGGLYTAKGQKIGTTLPSSTNFGIWWDGDLLRELLDSNRIDKWDYANSKTVNLLTASGVSSNNGTKSTPNLQADLFGDWREEVVWRTNDSSALRIYTTTAVTDKRIYTLMHDPVYRLGVAWQNVAYNQPPHTGFYLGDGMSTPPVPNIWYAGK
- a CDS encoding sulfate ABC transporter substrate-binding protein; this translates as MKKRIHKGILVGLALVLTGVLAACGSESGGTNAAGTSKGTEGSKEGAKAIELLNVSYDPTRELYEQYNKAFAAYWLKEKGQEVTVKQSHGGSGKQSRSVIDGLDADVVTLALGYDIDAIEDKGLINAGWQDKYEHNSSPYTSTIVFLVRKGNPKGIKDWDDLIKGDTQVITPNPKTSGGARWNYLAAWGYALKHNNNDEEKAKAFVAELFKHAPVLDSGARGATTTFVERGIGDVLLAWENEAFLSVKELGPDKFDIVVPSVSILAEPPVAIVDKNADKKGSREVADAYLKYLYSEEGQTIAAENYYRPTLDSVKEKFKDQFPQLELFTLNDVFGTWRDTQAKHFNDGGIFDQIYVPGS
- the cysT gene encoding sulfate ABC transporter permease subunit CysT, with product MSKVMVARRRTLPGFGLTMGYSVLYLSLVVLIPLAALLFNSTGLTWSTLIEVATNPRVLASFQVSFLTAGAAALIDLVLGLLLAWVLVRYEFPGKRLFDAVIDLPFALPTAVAGVALTALYAGNGWIGQFVEPLGIKLAYSQAGITLALMFIGIPFVVRTVQPVLQELEAEVEEAAATLGAGRWRIFRKILLPDLIPPLLTGFALAFARGIGEYGSVVFISGNMPMKTEIAPLLIMAKLEQFDYAGATAVALLLLLVSFVLLLIINSLQRWSRKAGRA